In Acropora muricata isolate sample 2 chromosome 11, ASM3666990v1, whole genome shotgun sequence, one DNA window encodes the following:
- the LOC136890311 gene encoding cilia- and flagella-associated protein 65-like, translated as MSQSEGDLRKYQALPPIGSPKEIKRKTKNSSFCQEGPPQPVPPASFLLHLGVTARTHPIGEFYKAFPLAVNNFVIDQRFVLSQRAADREKQELSTFISCSRPEMDIIENVLSVILRGLLDDESFHHGMSEISQEPVPYFRQLGEAQLTASSRPSSGSSQSSDQSSYGNKCSGELDHISSTQSGSERDSKDLEKRISRTHQTIQPMSETSLSIPDKLLEEKEDPEVVTTQRQTVRRLPEFQSLVESVLENSLHNLLTEANCGEVNLTARNRVIALPPSRTNKTMR; from the exons ATGTCTCAATCAGAAGGAGATCTGAGGAAATACCAGGCCTTGCCTCCCATTG GTTCTCCCAAGGaaataaaacgaaaaacaaagaacagCTCCTTTTGCCAGGAGGGTCCACCTCAACCAGTCCCCCCAGCGTCGTTTTTGCTTCATCTGGGGGTCACAGCCAGAACTCATCCAATAGGAGAGTTTTACAAAGCGTTCCCTTTGGCAGTAAATAACTTTGTTATTGATCA ACGTTTTGTATTATCACAACGAGCAGCTGATCGTGAAAAACAGGAGCTGTCTACATTCATTTCCTGTTCAAGGCCTGAAATGGACATCATTGAAAATGTACTCTCAGTTATTCTCAG GGGGCTTCTTGATGATGAAAGCTTCCACCACGGTATGAGTGAAATAAGTCAAGAACCTGTACCTTATTTTAGACAGCTGGGGGAGGCTCAGCTTACCGCTAGTTCCAGGCCTTCCTCAGGTAGCAGTCAAAGTAGTGACCAGTCCTCTTATGGCAATAAGTGTAGTGGTGAACTGGATCATATTTCAAGCACTCAG tCTGGAAGTGAAAGAGACAGCAAGGATTTGGAAAAAAGAATAAGTAGGACACACCAGACCATACAACCTATGTCTGAGACATCACTATCCATACCAGATAAACTATTAGAAGAAAAGGAAGATCCAGAAGTAGTTACCACACAAAGACAAACTGTGCGCAG GCTTCCAGAATTCCAGTCCCTGGTGGAATCTGTGCTGGAAAATTCCCTCCACAACTTACTGACAGAAGCAAATTGTGGAGAAGTCAACCTGACCGCACGCAACAGAGTGATTGCTCTACCACCCAGCAGAACTAACAAAACCATGAGATAA